The following is a genomic window from Sciurus carolinensis chromosome 3, mSciCar1.2, whole genome shotgun sequence.
TGGCCTTTTGCATTTCcttatacattttagaatctGCTTGTAAATTTCCACAAATGTCTGCTGGAATTTTGATTGGAGTGACATTGAAATAAAGAAGAGTTATATTCTTAACAGTATTGTGTTAACATGATGTGGCCCTATATTTAATTaggtacttaatttttttcagtaatgcTTTGTAGTTCTGTCTGTAGAAGTTTGTTCCATCATTTTTTCCTTAGGAACTTGATGTattagaagttttgtttttaggtTTGTTAATTTCTCATATGTCAGTTTTGGAGAGGACCATCCTTGATTGGATACATAAGTTCTGGTATAATTGAAAGTGAGTCACCTTATTTTAGTTTCATCTTGTAGCAACATCATTAGAAATTAGAACATTGAGCTAGGCACATTGATGCACCACTGTAATCtcactgacttgggaggctgaggcaggaggatcacaaatttgagactactctgggcaacttaacaagcctgtatctcaaaataaaaaataaagggttgggggatgtagcttggtggtagagcatccccgagttcagtccccagtaccacaaaaaaaaaaaaaaaaaaaaaaaagaagaagaaggtagGTATTAGTGCTTTCACTAATATTAATGCTTAGCAAAAAAAGCATTACTTTTAGAGCTTTGGGATTCTCAGTTTAGAAATCTTTCCCATTCGTCATTTACTCTTGCATGGGTATACTTTTCAGTATCTACACTCAAGTGTGGCCATATAAGTGCTTTTGTGGCACTTATTTGCCATAATGCACTGAGCATCCAGTCAGTTTTCAGTAATTACTTCTGTAAGTTATGGCTTCTGCAGGACTTTCTGGGCCCCTCATTATTCAGCTCCACCCAGATTGTCCATTCGTAAATATGAATATTGTATTGCAATACAATACAAGGCTCTGTTGAGGCTTGCTTTCTCATAACCTTCGTGCATTCTgagtttcttttctcatttaggCTTTTTCTCATGCTGTTTTTCTCCTAACAAAATTGTGCTGTCATCAGATCTTGATCTTGaagccttttctttttggtgtctCTTATAACCTTTCTCTCATAATTACATGTGAAATCTTGCACCGAAAAATTCAACATGTAAGTGTTCTGATGATTTTTGGTGTGTTAGTTTGTTTTCTTGGTTAAATTGTCAGCTCCATAAGAGCAATGACTCTTTTCTTCCTATCTTCCCCTCCACTAGCACTATTCAGAGCTAAGTTAGTACTTGTCGATTAATGACAGTTAAACAGATTTCATCATACAACAAGGACTTGAGATTGGCTCAACTTTGTTCTTGATTAACTCTCCTCTGTCAGAGTAACAGaaggtgtgtgtgtatagtaGAGGAACTGGAGGGAGTAGAAGAGATGAAGGtcttcaaaattcatatgcttTCCAGATGATTGTGATGGGCCTATCACAGAAATTTTGTTCTAATGGAAGGTGTGCTAGTcatagtcagttttttgttgttgtgacaaaataacagaagaaaaaggaggatttattttggctcactgtttcatgGGTTTTAGTCCATAATGAGCTGACTTCTGTGCTGAGGCAGAGTGTCATGGCAGAGAGGCAGTGATGGAGCAGAGGTACTAACctcatgatgatcagaaagcagagagaaagagagaaaggatcTGGGGACAAGATGTAGTATCCAATGGCATACCCCCAAGAACTCCCTTCAGCTTGTctcacctcctacagtttccaccacatcccagtagttcattcagatTATGAATCTATCAAAGGAtttatccactgatgaggttagagccctcatgatccaatcttttcttaaaagtttCCCCTCTGATTGGGGAATCACACCTTTGACACATGATCCTTTGAGGGATGTTCCAGATTCCAACTCTAACAGAAGGTGGCCATAGATATTATTTGTTATGTTCCTTCTATATGTCAGACACTATCCTAGACTTGGGGGATACCAAACATAGACTCTGCTTTCAAGGAAGCTAGTAAAACCGTATGTGATATGTGTGACActcattttacatgtatttaagGTGGTATAGATGGTGCCCAAAGAGTGTCTCACTTCTCAGTAGTtaatttgtctgttttctctttcatatactGCCATCACATTGGCAGCTTGTCATCTTGGGTCTGTGCAAGAAGGGCAGTTTGTAGGGAGCCCCTGGGCAGTCCCTGAGAGAGGCTTTGCCTATACTGTGAGTCCTAGTTTATTGTTTTAGGTGTGTGAAGTGTCTAATACTATGTTAGAGTGGTGATTTGATTCTCCCCAAATTATTGAAGTTCTTAACTATACTTCTCCTTTGTTTATCATAGTTCATTCAGCAGACAACACAAGAATGGAATTAATTATTCCAGGAGAGCAGCATTTCTACATGAAGGCGGTAAATGCAGCTGAAAGACAGAGGTGGCTGGTTGCTCTGGGGAGCTCCAAAGCATGTTTGACTGATACcagaactaaaaaggaaaaaggtaacAGTAATTTTTTACCCTTGtggcaagaatatttttaaagacataatatAAATTGCCCTGTCTACTAACTAGTAATCTGCTGCAAAGAAATAATCAGTAATGtagaaaatttacatatatagaTCATTCGTAAGCAGTATAAAGGTATAAATTGAGGGGAATGGTTCAGTAAGTAAACTGGTACTTCCATTAGCTGATATTTTATGTGACTAGTAAAATGTTTACAAGGAGTTTTAATGATGTGAGAAAATGCCTAAGGTTAAACCATCATTAATAAAAGCAGGACTCAAAATTAAATACAGTGTCAGTATTCATTGACTGGTTTAGGAAAGATGTGTAAGAATTTGTTAAGTTGTTACTTTGAAAGAGGAATTTCTAAGGagatttacttttctttgtataCCCTTTACTCATGAACATGTGTtttcaattcaaaaaaattaaataaatgtcaaaagcaaagcaaatggTATATGATACTAATTGAACTATATGTGGATATAATGTTGAAAATATGACAGTATTTGTCTTAAtagattgatttttcttttctgtatttttttattttctaaaatttttcattgagaacatattactttacatttaaaaaccaatattaaattaatgaaaacaacTATATTATGGTTATTGAAAAATGGAGACTGAGGATGGAACTGAAAGTAATACTCAAATATAAGAAAGAACATCATGGATAAAGTACAACTACAATACAATAAAGTACAACACCAATGTTGATAGTTGAATAGATACACAAAATGTGGGATAcatatacaagggaatattattcagtcttaaaaagaagaTTCTGACatttgctacaacatggataaacctgaaAGACATTatacaaagtgaaataaattcATCACAAAAGATAAATATTGTGTTTCCCCATATGAAATACCAAGGATAGTCAGATTTATACAGACAGGAAGTAGAACAGTAGTGCCCAGGTCTGGAAGAAAGAGGGAACAGGGTTAGTGTTTAATGAGTATAAGGTTTCttgttgagaaaaatgaaaaaatttctggAGACAGATGTTAATAGTAGTTGTATGACATTTGAGTGTTCTTAATGCAAGTGACCTATACATTTAAACATGGTTgcaatggcaaattttatgttatgtatattttaccataattaaaaagaaaaagaaggaatgaacTTAAATTTGGGTAAAAGTTGATTTAGGTTAGTCAAATGTGCAGATAGTGCTGCTTTGGTGCATTCTGGCCAAATGCAGAAGGAACTTTGTGACCAATACCAGAAAGCAATGGCGCTGGCCTGGCTCAGAGTGTGGAGAAGCCCCAGAATCTactgtgtgtatatgtttttatTCCTCTGCagcttttacttttaatttaaaaggtaTTGGCCTGCctggtgtggtgacacatgcttgtaatccaagtgactcaggaggctgaagcaggagaattgcaagttggaggccagcctcaacaacttcgtgaggctgtaagcaacttagcaataccatgtctcagaataaaaatgaagggctggggatgtggctcagtggttaagtacccctgaattcagtccctgttaacaaaatttaaaaaatggtattgaCCTGTGAGTGGCTGAGATGATGGCTGAATAGTTAATTTGTCTGGAGTTAAAGACAAGTAAGTAAGCAAGCTATTACTGAAATTCCGAAAACTGTATAATGTGAAATGAAGCtgcaaaagaaacagaagaaaataaatatttatatttagtatttttaattataagaaagttaaaaactccCATATGCCAAACTATATTACAATAAAGAAATAACATCTGGAAAAGTATTTGGTTTATGGGATAATGAAAGATTACTATCTTTAatgtgtaagaattttttaaaattctcactttatatattttttaagagaaacagCAACCATTAGAgctgaaaaaaaatgtgcaaaggaCCTGAAAAAGCCAATTCACAATAGGAGATACATAGGCATTTTCCAGATGGCAGGGGACAAGTAATGAAGTGCAAGTATCTTGTATAAAACATCCAGGGATCCTCACTTTGTCTCTGGAATTAATCAATGTAAATTTCACAGCAGACATACGACCATCagttttggcttttgtttttccagCTATCTAAAGAGGTATTTTTTAGGGCTCTTGTTATCCTACTTCCAAGGTCTTACAGCTCTTAAACTTTAAGTATTCGGTTTTTTTTGCCTTCCTTTCAAAttgattaaattttgttttattgccCAGGGAATAAGAAAATGATCTAATTGATGTTTATATATGTTTCTTTCAGAAATAAGTGAAACCAGTGAATCTCTGAAAACCAAAATGTCCGAACTTCGCCTCTACTGTGACCTCCTAATGCAGCAGGTTCATACAATCCAGGAATTTGTTCATCATGAGGAGAATCATTCATCGCCCAGCGCAGAGGTATAAGAGAAAGGATCTCCTCACATTCGATTCTACTTTGAACAAAGCCTGGCTCTCATCATCATCCCATAGGATGACAGGGGAGCATTTTCACAATATGTTAGTTCCATCTATTCTGGGATCTCCTGCTGTAAACTCGAGAAATTGGTAGTGCCTTGTAGTTTATATGTCTGGCCAGAGTCAAACAATTCCTTTTCTCTGGGAAATCAAGGCTGTTTGTTCTGATGATTGGAGGTTGGGTGAGAAGAAGCATTCTAGACTGTGACCTTTTGGCCATGTGCATGAATTCATTGGACAGCTATTATTCAATCTTTCTTTTGATAGGTCTCAGCTTCAGCTACTGAGAGTTGATATCTTATCTTTatgaaataacttaaaaaattcttttgcaGAACAATGGTAAAGGATTCCAAATCCCAATTAGTAGGATTTGGCTATGATATAGGGCCTGGGGAAGAGGACCAGTAAGCCCTCTAGTCTCTGGGTGAAAGACCATCATGGGTCCCTGTCCCCTTTTGCCTAATGTGGTAGAAGTGGAACAAGAAATCTTCCTCTGTCTCCGGTggtttttttcctgtttgggaAGGGTCTTTGTGAGGAAGGTGAGAGTGGTTCCAGGCTGGTGAATGCTGTGTCCCTGAGCTGTTTACCACAAGCTCCCTGAGGAAGGTGATCTTACACTGCTCCAGAGCTGTGTCAGTACTGTTCGGTACTTGTTCTGCCATTCTTGGTGTACTGGATTTTCTCCTTACACCTCAGTTTTCAGGGTGACTGCCAGGGTAACAGAGAGGCAAGAAGCAGTGTGGTAGCCAGGTAAGAGAGCCCTTCTCAACTTGCTGTCCTTGGTGGTTTAATCAGGGAACAAAAATCCTAGAAATTCCCTTGCAGGCCTCTCATCTTTTTTGTATGACTCAAAAGAAGCTAGCAGGGGGAAAAATGAGTATTTGGCAGAGTTATAGAGTAGCCAAAACTGGCTTAAATCAGTCTGCATTCATCCCTCAAGATCAGGCCTCTACTGCCTTGCACAAAATTGGGATTtttgttcgatccccagcacccaaaaaaaaaaaaaaaaaaaattgggattttTATTCTACCAAGGAAGAAGTAGAGTGGGTGAAGGATAGAATTGTGCTACCACTAAGTAACTCTCGGGATAATATGACGTCTTCAAAATTCTGATAGAGTTTTAGGAGATTATAGTTCAGTTAAGGTTTCTCCAAGATAAATTTTTGTACATAggttttcaatattatatttgGTTTAAATGCAAAGTTTATTTTCTTGGAATCTAATTTCATACATTGTTTACCTCATAAACAGACATTTCATATTCATGCattgctttaattttctttggtatcgtattttaaataattcctaAGTTATTAAGTCATACCCTAATCATGGGTCCACTGGAGATAATGTTTCATCACTTGATTATAAGGATGTGTATGATCCTATGTAGCTATGTGAGTCTGCTCAAGTCTTTGTGTGTAATCTTTCAGAACATGAATGAAGCCTCTTCTCTGCTTAGTGCCACGTGTAATACCTTCATCACAACGCTTGAGGAGTGTGTGAAGATAGCAAATGCCAAGTTTAAACCTGAGATGTTTCAACTGCCCCATCCGGATCCCTTGGTTTCTCCTGTGTCACCTTCTCCTGTTCAAATGGTTGGAATTTTTTGCTCTTCCTTTAGTGATATTGtttctgggttttctttctttttttttttttttttttttttaatttttttagttgtcgatgaatctttattttattcacttatttatatgtggtgctgagactcaaacccagtgcctcacacatgcgaggcaagtgcttaaccactgaaccacaaccccaggccctgagtttttttttttttttttaaggtgggggGCAACAGGCATTGGAGAAGAAACAGTTGAaagattgaatttttttgtttgtactggTATTCTGTATCAGACCTCTCTGCTGAGCATGAGTGTGCTTCTATTCTCTCCCTGGTTGGGGCTGCTCGGCCTGCCCCTGAACTGCTGCCCCCAGGAAAACATTATAATGCACTGCATGTGCTGGGACACAGGAAGGGTTGTGAGCACACTTCTGCTTGGTAAAAACTTTACAGTGGGGTAATGTTTTCCTCCTAATGAGATGCAGTGAAGCATGTCTTTAGAAGCTTGGAAGGGACTTGAAACGTGTTCCAGTGGGAATAGTATTTTGTAGTCAGCATTTGTTTTGAACCCTCTAAGTAGGTaagtcacttaatctctctggtcctcagtttctttatttgtagaGTGTCTTCTCTATCAGAGGGCCATTGGGAAGGATCTGATCCATTAATGCTGCATGCTAAATGTTGATTTCTTTCCTCCTGATTACTGTGAACAACAAGAATTCTTTTCTCTGTGGGTGGAGGATTCTTTGTCCTTTTCAGGCCATTAAACTTGCTCTGGCATGCTGTGGGGAACTTGTAGGTGAGATATGGTTTcataagattaaatttttttaatcaaagtgtTTTTAGGAACCCATTTGTAGGAGGAAAATGCCACATGGTCACTATTTTAGCAATTACCAGAAGTCTTATTGGTTAGAAGAATAGGGTCCAGTTTATTCCTAGGGTTCTTTTACCCACCTCAGCAGATTTAGTAAAGAGTATTCCTAAATTTATTTAGAGCGTTGTTTTCTAACATCCTGAGACAGGTGTACCATGAAGATAAATTTTATACTTAGTTTATTTGGGAAGTTTTGGTTGACTTAGTGAATTGGGTTTTTTGGTCCCAGTCTGATAGGGACAGTCTGCCAAGACTTCTCAGATCCTCTTTTATGCTGAAGTGTAGTGTGAATTGCTGAGAGTGGTAGTGTGCAGTGTTCTGAAGTTTGTCAGTTATAccctttttgcttatttttgaataCCCTTATAGGACTGTAGGGTTTAGCAGAACACAGTTTGACaaaattggtttttaaaacaattgtaaatatgGTATAAACTGTTAAATAACATGTATAGTTGAACAAAAACCAGATTAGATTAAGTAGTTTAGGAGTTCTCAAATATCTTAGCTGGATTAGTTGGATGTACAGTGCTCCGTTCCTGAGGTTGATGCACGAGGTGTTATTGGCTTGTTACGTTTTAAAGATATACTTTATAGAGTCACATGCAATAATAAATACCTCATTGCTACAATTTTTGCATTGAATTCTTTAGGAAATGCCTTTGGCGaagtaaaaatgtgtattttctgtATAATAATGAACTCTTTTAAACCAAAATCTTCCATGAGCAGAAAAGTTATAGGAAATCTAATGAGTTAATCTAAGAAATATTAGGTTAGAGgccatttatttttcctagttATACCATTTTGAGTGATACAAAAAGCAAGAATTATGGGTTATGGCAGTTCTTCTGAAGACATAGCATGGAAATTAAGTCAGACAGTCTTCAAggcaaatttgttttttttaaagaatgagttATTCTTTGGATTGtccagaggggagtgaggagaggggtgggactggggatgggaaagacggtagattgagacagacattattactctataaatgtgtatgaaaaaaatttaaaaaatatttattactgtcaaaaaaaagttaatgaaaaaaattaaaatacacaaacacaagaatgaattatttatttatatgaaaaattgttcttttgtgttttattcttgTACTAGGGATGGAttccaggggcattctaccacagaactatatccccagccttttttttgttttaaattttgagatagtcttgccCAGGTTGACTTCCaatttgtagtcctcctgcctcagcctcctgagtaactgggatttcaGGTTCATTGAACCTGGTAAACAATTTGTTTTTCCTATGAAAGTTtccttatattaaaaataaagctaagaTATTTGAGAACTCCTAAACTACTTAAtctaatcttttaaaaactttttttttagttgtaaatagacacaatacctttattttatttatttatgtggtgctgacgattgaacccagtgccccaggcatgcaaggcaagcactctaccactaagccacaaccccagccctttaatcTGATCTTTATAACTACTTCATCAAGCTTATTTAATCCATCTTAGAATAAACCTCCATTTAACTTCATTGCAAATCATCATGTTAGGTACAGACAGTTGTTTTGACCAACAGATTGGTTCTTGTGGTGAGGATATCATTGGATGAAGTAATCCTAAAGGAAGTAATTTTTATTAAAGGAGATGGTAGTGTATATCTGCATCTTAATGTCTGTCATATTAGATGTACCTGGACTATAAATTGGGTGGGTCATATCGATTCTTTCTACTGGAATTTCTTATCAACTAGTGACTTTATTTCAAGTATAGAAGGCATTTGCATAGCATAAGTGTTATACCTGTGCTTGTGAGATTCTTGGGTCTGTGTATATAAAAGCAACCATCCTAAATCTTTAGTACAAACTTTGCCTTCTGCTACTTTGTTAAATGTTGAAgtcatcttttttatttggtGGACTACCTTTATTTTTTGATGGAGGAGTTGAAGCTTCTAAATTACGTTTAGTATTTATCACATTAAATGCTCAGCttaatcagatatttttaaaatatgtgttagaAATCTATGTGAGGCTTAGggttcttttgagttctttaaagcTTGAATTATTCCTGCTGTCCTCAATGAGAACCACATTTTAGAACATCTGTGTGTCAGCTGCCTGAATGATGAATGGTAAAGAGAAGCTTTGCTACTGTCTAGCCTGCCCTTTAGAGAAAAAAGAGTTGTTTATTAGAATACGTTTCTGACTTGCTACATAGTCCTTATCACAAAAAGTGTGACTTTTGGATTAGTTTTATATCccgtttttttcttatttttatgtatgcatacatatcattcacatatatatgtacatatacatacatatgtggtGGCTTTTAGTATTGGGGAAAGAATACAGCATGTTTTTGGTATGTGTTGAGAAAGTTTTCAATCAGTGAGTATTAGGGAGAAAGCTTGACATTGTGCTGATTATGTTTCTTGAGTCTATAaaaaatagggattttttttgcccaggaatatttttctctgtattaaATTTATGGTAATTATTATCATAATAGTAAATTAGAGTTGCATTATTCTACTTCGTGTGTGGATTAtgctaagttttcttttttaatttctagatgAAGCGTTCTGTCAGCCACCCTGGTTCTTGCAGTtcagagaggtaaagtaacttttttttttgaccacCTTCTCTCAAACTTGTGCCTAGTTAGGAAATTCTTTGGGACTCTAATAGTAGTATGGAATGTAAACTCTGTGGGTAAGATCTGGTTCTGATTCGCTCTTCATAGTATCACTGTATATACATCTCTTAGTACTTGATATCAGGGCCTGGTCCCAGTGGGGAGTCAGGAAAGAAAAACTGGGTGAATAAATTAACCAAAAGGTAAATATCTTGCCAGCCATTGGAGCTTTTTTAGGTATTAGAAATATATCAAATGATGGTTAAATAGAAATTCATACTTGATATAGTAAGTCTGCACAACTGaggctcattttattttacttcagcTTTTTGTAGCATCATACATACATGCTAAGGTATAGTTTCATTAAATGAGAAAGCTCTTTCTGAAAAGAGAAATACATGTGATCTTTTAGCATATATTCATATCAATATACTTATTGTACCTTCTAGATAGATCTTGCTAATGTTCCAGGTTgttaaaccattttttttttttggttaggtaataatcttttaaattgtAATAGTAATCTTATTTGATTCTTTGAGAAGTGGTGAAATTATAGTTTCATTAGCATCTGTTTCTCTATACTGACTGTTAAATGCTGAAGACTtactgttttgtcattttttctcaTTACTTATATCATCATTGATTGAATCATCATGTGCTTAGAGGAAGCCAGAGATGTGTATATCCAACCATATCAGGGAATGGAGAGTTTTACCAActgaattttctagaaaaatggAAGCTTAAATAGTCATTGaccaatttttaagttttatgagAGAAATGTTTCTAAACTGTACTTTCTCCTTTATGCCTTATGAAATAAGATATGAGTTAAAtatcttttctctgatatattGAGGTTGTCATTAATTACAGTAATGTTTGGCTGTCATAAAATAGCAGCTGAGGTGCTGTCAGGTGGTGGTGATTGGCttccatgtttaatttttcaGACTAAGTATTAAAACTAGTGTTTTAGCCTATTTTTTTGCCATCTTTTTTTTGTGGGtggggttccagggattgaactcaggggcattcgaccactgaaccacatccccatgcttgctttgtattttatttagagacagggtctcactgagttgtttagcaccttgttttttgctgaggctggctttgaactcatgatcctcctgcctcagcctcccgagctgctggtattacaggcatgcaccactgtgcctggctttttttgCCATCTTCATCTTCTCTTGCTGCTGTCAGTGAGTCTGCCACCAGCATCTTACCTATACTTCTTTGTCATCTCCTTCATGATTAGATTTGTGCACTTGTAAAACCCATAAttgttttccatatatttgtaaaCCATCCGATATGTGTACTACCTTGGTGGACCGTCTTCTCTGAAGCCACTTCTTAGTTACTCCTTTTCTATTTAGTTCAGCTCAAAGGCCATTTTTCCAGGTTACCTGAAACTGGATTTAAGTAGGTTGACTTGCTTGCAGTTTGACCCTGAATGAGTAGAATGTTGCTGATGTTGAATGTCAGGCATAAACAtaattcttctttcattttaagaaaagtcatttaaaattccAATTGAGTCATGGgtattttcctttgtttaagGCCTTATAATTTAATgctctttatttaattttcagaagtaGCTACTCAATAAAAGAACCAGTGTCTACACTTCACCGACTCTCCCAGCAACGCAGGAGAACCTACTCGGATACAGACTCTTGTAATGATATTCCCCTTGAAGACCCAGATAGTAAGTTATGTggaatttgtttgtttatttggccTTTTTTAGCATACTTGTTGTAGGGCTCTGTAATTTCTGGAAATAAGAATACTGACTTTGAAGCACACAGTAATAGCTGCTCATATATCCAATTACTGACAGCTTTATTATCAATTAAGAAGTGCTGAGGATTGTTTTGTAAATATAtcgtatatatatatgtgtgtatatatatatatatatataaaatataatctttttaCTCCTGctacatttgcatttaaaaaacattttagaagaaaatatgaaaggatttttttggaaaataaagacaagTTCTAAAGCCAAGGAAAACAAATCAGTTTTTTTTACTTATGTGCCTTGAAATGGCTAAGGACAATTTTGTCTGCTGGTAGTGGTGAATGATAGCAGCAatcattccttatttttctcttatattaaAGAGACAGTGTATTGTGATTTTAGGAAAACAATTTGGTGATTTgtatgagaaattttattttttgtttctgaagaGAAAAAGCTTTGAAAGTGTGTTAGACTATCTAGTTTGACAGTGCTGACTATGATTTCTAGTGAACACAAATTCGTCTTCTTATTACATTACCATGAATAGACTTTTACTTTTTAGTTGTTACTATTTCCCAGGAAGCATGTGGTTTAGAAATTGCATACAGTTCTCAATTAAGGAGCAGACTGTGCTCC
Proteins encoded in this region:
- the Plekha3 gene encoding pleckstrin homology domain-containing family A member 3: MEGVLYKWTNYLTGWQPRWFVLDNGILSYYDSQDDVCKGSKGSIKMAVCEIKVHSADNTRMELIIPGEQHFYMKAVNAAERQRWLVALGSSKACLTDTRTKKEKEISETSESLKTKMSELRLYCDLLMQQVHTIQEFVHHEENHSSPSAENMNEASSLLSATCNTFITTLEECVKIANAKFKPEMFQLPHPDPLVSPVSPSPVQMMKRSVSHPGSCSSERSSYSIKEPVSTLHRLSQQRRRTYSDTDSCNDIPLEDPDRPVHCSRNTLNGDLASATIPEESRLMTKKKSELEDSLPSFSS